A genomic region of Solanum dulcamara chromosome 2, daSolDulc1.2, whole genome shotgun sequence contains the following coding sequences:
- the LOC129880365 gene encoding receptor-like protein kinase HERK 1: MGNKYSKGTNASNSSCLAPFESFRVPFVDLQEATNNFDDELLIGSGGFGNVYRGVLCDGTNVALKRLKPESRQGIAEFQAEIETLSQLRHPYLVSLIGYCDENNEMILIFEFMENGTLKRHLYGSDLPSMSWEQRLEICIGAARGLHYLHTNAVIHRDVKSANILLDENFVPKITDFGLSWKRPIDQTHVTTAVKGTFGYLDPEYYRSLQVTEKSDVYSFGVVLFEVYCARTVIDSSRPRKMINLVEWAMKCHKNGQLDRIIDPNLLGKVRLDSLRKFGETAVKCLADSGVDRPSMSEVLWNLEYALHLQEAVSQDNPEENSIIPIDELSLLSSDFSHVNTSFIGSLIRASSSHDLSSDEVISPR; the protein is encoded by the coding sequence ATGGGAAACAAGTATTCCAAGGGAACAAATGCTTCAAACTCGAGTTGTCTCGCTCCTTTTGAAAGTTTTCGAGTTCCTTTTGTAGATTTGCAGGAAGCAACGAACAACTTTGATGACGAGTTGTTAATTGGATCTGGTGGCTTTGGGAATGTTTACAGGGGTGTTTTGTGTGATGGCACAAACGTGGCCTTGAAAAGGCTTAAGCCGGAGTCCCGACAAGGTATTGCAGAGTTCCAAGCAGAAATTGAGACGCTCTCTCAGTTACGCCATCCCTATCTGGTTTCATTAATTGGATATTgtgatgaaaataatgagatgATTCTAATTTTTGAATTCATGGAGAATGGGACCCTCAAGAGACATTTGTATGGGTCAGATCTCCCCAGTATGAGCTGGGAACAGAGGCTGGAGATATGCATCGGTGCAGCCAGAGGTCTGCACTACCTCCATACCAACGCAGTTATACATCGTGATGTCAAGTCTGCAAACATattgcttgatgagaattttgTGCCAAAAATTACTGATTTTGGACTATCCTGGAAAAGGCCCATTGATCAGACCCATGTTACCACAGCCGTGAAAGGAACTTTTGGCTACCTTGACCCTGAATATTATAGATCCCTACAAGTGACAGAAAAGTCTGATGTTTATTCATTTGGTGTTGTTTTATTCGAAGTTTATTGTGCTAGAACTGTCATAGATTCATCTCGTCCAAGAAAGATGATCAACTTAGTTGAATGGGCAATGAAGTGCCATAAAAATGGACAATTGGACCGAATCATAGATCCCAATCTTCTGGGCAAAGTAAGACTAGATTCCCTCAGGAAGTTTGGAGAAACAGCGGTGAAATGCTTAGCTGATTCTGGTGTAGATAGGCCATCTATGAGTGAGGTGCTGTGGAATTTGGAGTATGCACTTCATCTCCAAGAGGCTGTCAGTCAAGATAATCCTGAAGAAAACAGTATCATCCCTATTGACGAGTTATCACTGCTAAGCAGTGATTTCAGTCATGTAAATACCAGTTTTATTGGTTCTCTGATCAGAGCATCAAGTTCACATGATCTGTCTAGTGATGAGGTTATAAGTCCGAGATAA